The genomic DNA CGCGCGCGATCGTCGCGAGCATGCGCATCTGGTCGCTGCGCAGATTGCCGTAAGGAATCGCGATGCGGTGCATGTAGGCGTGACGCTGCATGTACAGACCATTCTGCAGACGCAACGGGCGGAACTCTTCTTCGCTCAATTCGCCCGACAGCCGGCGGCGAACCTGGTCGGCGTACTGCGCGACGCGTTCGTCAACGATGGTCTGGTCGTACTGATCGTATTGATACATTCGGGGACCCCAGTTTGTTTGTCTCAACCCGCCCGGCGTTCCGGTTACGCCGCGCGATGGATACCGCTCTGTCCTGTTAGCCGAGCAAGTCACGTGCATTACGTTAGACCTGCCCGCGATTTGCTAATGACGAAAAGAGATATCCATATTGGAAAAGTTGGAGAAATCGTAATAAACTCCCTTAATATCTCAAACGACTAAAAAATTCTGTTGATATGCGGAGAGGTTATATATGAACCTGCACCAGTTCCGCTTCGTCCGGGAAGCCGTCCGCCAGAACTTCAACCTCACCGAAGCGGCCAAGGCGCTGTATACGAGTCAGCCTGGCGTCTCCAAGGCCATCATCGAGCTCGAGGACGAGCTGGGCGTCGAAATCTTCACGCGGCACGGCAAGCGCGTGCGGTCGCTGACCGAGCCGGGGCGCATCATTCTGGCGTCGGTCGAGCGAATCCTGCAGGAAGTGGAAAGCCTGAAACGGATCGGCAAGGACTACGCGGCGCAGGACCAGGGCAACCTCGTGATCGCCGCGACCCACACCCAGGCGCGCTATTCGCTGCCCGCCGCGATCGCCGAATTCAAGAAGCGCTACCCGAAAGTTCACCTTTCAATCTTGCAAGGCAGCCCGAGCCAAGTGGCCGAGATGGTGATTCACGACCAGGCGGACGTCGCGATCGCGACCGAGGGGCTGTCGAACTATAAGGAACTGGTGACGCTGCCGTGCTTCACCTGGCACCACGTCGCGGTCATGCAGGACGACCACCCGCTGCTCGAGCGCAAACAGCTGTCGCTCGACGACCTGTCGCAATACCCGCTCATCACCTACGAAAACGCGTTTGCCGGCCGCACGAAGATCAACGACGCGTTCCGGCTGCGCGGCCTGCATCCGGACATCGTGCTCGAGGCGATCGACGCGGACGTGATCAAGACCTACGTCGAACTGGGGCTCGGCGTCGGCATCATGGCCGACATCGCGTTCAACGCCGAGCGTGACCGGCACCTGCGCGCGATGCCGGTCGGGCATCTGTTCGGCAGCAACATCACGCGCGTCGGACTCAAGCAAGGCGCTTACTTGCGCAGTTACGTCTACACGCTGGTCGAACTGCTGTCGCCGAGCATGAACCGCAAGCTGATCGAGCAGGCGTTGAAGGGCGAGAGCGAGACGTACGAGCTTTGAGGGTTTCGATCATTCGATGGCACGCCGCAAACCTTCCGCACTTCGCGCACGCGCAAACCTTCGGTTTCCACATCAATGACGGCGCGTTCCAGGGGCCCGGGCGCGGCTTTGTCGATAGCGTAGGCAGCCGTGGCATTGCGTAACGCGTCCGGACCCGCTTTGCCCGGGCCACCGGCCGCGCCACGCGATCCCACTTTTTCGCTTTTACGCCACGGAGTTTCTGCATGACGTCATATAAGAAGACCCTGCGCCGGCTCGCCGCGCTCGGCGCATTGATGTTTGCCGCCGCCGCGCACGCGGACCTGAAGGTCGGCATCGACCTGTCGACGACGGGCCCCGCCGCCGCGATCGGCATCACAAGCAAGAACGCGATCCTGATGTGGCCGAAGACGATCGCCGGCCAGCCCGCGCAATACATCATCCTCGACGACGGCTCCGACCCGGGCGCCGCGGTCCGCAACATCCACAAGCTCATCAACGAAGACCACGTCGACGTGATCGTCGGCCCGAACGTGACGCCGGCCGCGCTGGCCGCGCTCGACCCCGTCGCCGAAAGCCAGACGCCGATGATCACGCTGATCGGCTCGGCGGCCGTCGTCGAACCGCAGGAAGGCAAGCGCGTCTGGGCGTTCAAGATGGCGCAGACCGATAGCGCGATGGCCGACGTGATGACGCGCTATATGGCGAACCACAACGTGAAGACGGTCGGCTTTATCGGCTTTGCGGACAGTTACGGCGACAGCTGGCTCAATGAGTTCACGAAATTCGCGGCGCTACGGCATATTCAGGTGGTCGCGACCGAGCGCTTCAATCGCACCGATACGAGCGTGACGGGCCAGGTGCTGAAGCTGATCGCGGCAAAACCCGACGCGATACTGATCGCGGGCGCGGGCACACCGAGCGTGCTGCCGCAACGCACGCTCGTCGAGCGCGGCTACAAGGGCGCCATTTATCAGACGCATGGCATCGCGACGCCGGAGTTCATCAGGCTCGGCGGCAAGGACGTCGAAGGCACGCTGTTTCCGACGCAGCCGGTGGTCGTCGCGCGCACGCTGCCGGCCGACCATCCGGCGAAGCGGGCCGCGCTCGCGTTCGTCGATTCCTATGAAGCGAAGTACGGTCCGAATACGGTCACGCAGTTTGCCGGCGACGCGGCGGGCGTCTATCCGCGTCTGCAGGACGCGGTCGCGCGTGCGTTGAAAACGGCGCAGCCCGGGACGCCGGCGTTTCGCGTCGCGCTGCGCGAATCGCTCGAGCAGGCGCATGAACTCGTGGTGCCGAACGGCGTCGTCAATACGAGCGCGAAGGATCACGTCGGGCTCGATCAGCGCGCGAGCGTGATGGGGACGATCAAGGGCGGGAAGTTTATCTACCTGAGCCAGTGACGCTGTTGTTAAAGTAGACGTCTTTCGTCGCCCTGATCGCGTTCCGCGTCTCCATCATGCGCACCACCCGAGCCATCCACGCCGTCGAACGGCTGAAGACCCGCAGCGGCAACGCCCGCTATGCGGCCATTGCGCTGTCCGGCGGCCTGTTCTATCTCGTCGACCGCTCGAGCGGCACCGATCAGAAAATGTCCGATCCGCTGCCGCTCGACGACTTCGTCAAATTCGTCGACGAATTCGGGCCGAAAAAGCCGCGCAAGGTCAGCAAGCTCGATCTTGCGTTCGAAGAGCAGATCAAGAAGAGCAAGAGTTAAGGCAGGCGTAGAGCCTTGAGCGGCGCGGCCGGCCCGACCTCAGATCTGCCGCCACTGCCCGCCCGCCGCGCTGCTGGCCAGCATCGCGTCGATAAACCGCAAACCTTCCACACCGTCGTCGACGGTCGTCAGAAGGCGGCTTTCCGGCGGCAACGGCTGACCGGCATCGAGCGCTTCGATCTGCTGCGCGGCGTCCTTATACAACTGCGCGAACGCTTCGAGATACCCTTCCGGATGCCCCGCCGGCACGCGCGTCGCGTTCGCGGCCGCGTCGCCTTTCACCCGCCCGCGCGTGATCCGCTGCCGCGCGCCGCCAAGCGGCGTGAACCACAGTTCGTTCGGCTCTTCCTGTTCGAACGCGATGCTCGCCTTCGTGCCGTACACGCGCAAACGCAGCCCATTTTCCTCGCCGCTCGCGACCTGGCTCGCCCACAGCATTCCGCGCGCGCCGTTCGCATAACGCAGCATCGCCTGCACGTGATCGTCGACGCGGCGCCCCGGCACGAACGTGTGCACTTCCGCGGCTAGCGCCTCCGGCAGCATGCCGCTGATGAAGCCGGCGAGGTGATACGCATGCGTGCCGATATCGCCGAGACACCCGGCCGGCCCCGACAGTTTCGGATCGGTGCGCCACACGGCCTGCTTGTTCGTGCCGCTTTGTTCGATCGGCTCCGCGAGCCAGTCCTGCGCATATTCGACCTGCACGACGCGAATCTCACCGAGTTCGCCCGCTTCGATCATCTCGCGCGCGTGCCGCACCATCGGGTAGCCCGAGTACGTGTGAGTCAGCGCGAACAGCCGTTGTTTGTCGTGCGCGAGCCGCGCCAGCGCCTCGCCTTCGGCAAGCGATACCGCAAGCGGCTTGTCGCAGATCACATGGATACCGGCCTCGAGAAACGCCGTCGCAACCGGCGCATGCAGATGGTTCGGCGTGACGATCGCGACCGCGTCGATGCCGTCGTCGCGCGCCCCTTCCGCGCGCGCCATCTCGCGCCAGTCCGCATAGCTGCGCGCGATGTTCGCTTCGTCGGCGCTGGCCTGCGCGCGCTTCGGGTCCGACGATAACGCGCCCGCGACCATCTCGAAGCGGTCGTCGAGGCGCGCCGCGATCCGGTGCACCGCGCCGATAAACGCGCCTTGCCCGCCGCCGACCATGCCCAGTTTCAGTCTTCTTGCCATCGCGTCCTGCTCCTTAGGTTTTCGTTGCGCGCGCAACCGGATCAATCGATGCCCAGTACACGCTGCAACTGTGCGCGATCGACGCCGCTTCCCGCAAAGTCGTCGAACGAGCGCTCGGCCACGCGGATGATATGCCGCTTGATAAACTCGGCCCCTTCGCGCGCGCCGTCGTGCGGATGCTTCAACGCGCACTCCCATTCGAGCACGGCCCAGCCCTGGTAGTCGTACTGCGCCATCTTCGAGAAAATCGCGCTGAAATCGACCTGCCCGTCACCGAGCGAACGGAAGCGCCCCGCCCGCTCGGCCCAGTTGCTGTAGCCGCCATATACGCCCTGACGCCCGGTCGGCCGGAATTCCGCGTCCTTCACATGGAACGCCTTGATCCGCTCGTGATAGATATCGATGAACTCGAGATAGTCGAGCTGCTGCAGCACGTAGTGGCTCGGATCGAACAGGATATTCGCGCGCGGATGATCGTGCAGCGTCGCGAGAAAACGCTCGAACGTGACCCCGTCGTGCAGATCCTCGCCCGGATGCAGTTCGTAGCAGACGTCGACGCCCGCTGCGTCGAACGCATCGAGAATCGGCTTCCAGCGGCGCGCGAGTTCGTCGAAGGCCGTTTCGATCAGACCCGCCGGACGCTGCGGCCACGGATAGATATACGGCCATGCGAGCGCGCCGGAAAACGTCACGTGCGTGTTGAAGCCCAGCCGCTGCGATGCTTTCGCCGCGAGCATCATTTGCGCAATCGCCCATTCGGTGCGCGCCTGCGGATTGCCGCGCACGTGCGGCGCGGCAAAGCCGTCGAACAACAGGTCGTAGGCCGGATGCACGGCCACGAGCTGGCCTTGCAGATGGGTCGCGAGCTCCGTCACGGTCACACCGGCATCGGCGGCAACGCCGAGCCAATCGTCGCAATACGTCTGGCTCGCCGCCGCCTGTTCGAGATCGATCAGTTGCGGGGCGACCGGCACCTGAATGCCTTTGAAACCGAGTCCCGCCGCCCATTGGGCGAGATGCGCGAGCGTGTCGAACGGCGGTTCATCGCCCAGGAACTGCGCGAGGTAAATCGCCGGTCCTTTGATGGTCTTCATCATGCGCCTCCGTCAGTGGTCGAACCCGTGCGGCGCAGCATGTCGCATGCCGCACCGCACGCGTTCGCGTCGCTCAGAACGGCGAGTCAGGGAAGTAGAACTGCTGCGCGTTTTCCTTCGTAATCAGCACCGAGGGAATGATCGTCGTGGGCGGCAGCTTCTCGCCTTTCAGGCGCGCTTCGGCCGTCAGCTTGATCGCGTCGTAGATGAATTTCGGCGAGTACGACACGTCGGCCTTGATCATCGGCGCGCCGTCCATCACGTTCTTCACCATGCCTTTCGAGCCCGCGCCGCCGAACACGATCTTGATGTCGGTGCGTTTGGCCTGATCGATGGCCTTGATCACGCCGACGGCCATATCGTCGTCAGAGGCCCACACGGCGTCGATATGCTTGAAGCGCGTCAGGTAATCCTGCATCACCTTGAACGCGTCGTCACGATTCCAGTTCGCGTACTTCGCATCGAGAATCTTGATGTTCGGATATTGCTTCATCACCGACGTGAAGGCGGTCCAGCGCTCATTGTCGAGCGTCGTCGGAATGCCGCGTAGCGCGACGATATCGCCCTTGCCGTCGAGCGCCTTGGCCAGATACTCGGCCGGAATCTTGCCGAACGCCGTGTTGTCGCCGGCCACGTACGCGTCCTGCGCGCTCGTGTCGGTCAGGCCGCGATCGACCACCGTCACGTACACGCCCTTCTTCTTCACTTGCGCAACGGGCTGCGTCAACGACGCAGACTCCTGCGGGAAGATCACGAGCGCGTTGATCTTGTTCACCGTGACGAGATCCTGCAGCTGGTTCGCCTGTTCAGGCGCACTCGCTGCGGTCTTCACAATGATCTTGAGCCCGGGGTGCTGTTTTTCGAGGTCCGTTTTCGCCTTGTTCGCCCACCAGACGATGCCGCCCGTAAACCCGTGGTCCGCCGTCGGAATCGAGACACCGAGGATAACCGGGTCGTCGGCGCGCGCGGTGCCCGTCGTGATGCCCAGCATCGTAAGCGCCAGCATGCCGGCGCCGACCGCTCGTATGACGTGTTTCATGATGTTTGTCTCCTTTGTGCGGGCGCTTTCGTGGTTGCGCCCGGATTTCATTGTCGAACGACCGAAACGACTGAAACGAACCTTAGCGACTAAACAAAATAAGCCCTGCCAGGCCAACCAGGCCAACTTCCTTTCCTGATGCTGCTTCCCCTCCACAAACCGCCTTAACGCCGCCCGCGCTGCAAAAACGCGACGACGATAATCACGACGCCCTGCACCGCCGCGTTCAGATACACGCTGATGATGCTGGTCAGATTCAGGATGTTGGCGATCACCGACAGCAGGATCGCGCCGATCACCGTGCCGATCACACGGCCCTCGCCGCCCTTGAGCGCGGTGCCGCCGACCACCACCGCGGCGATCGCTTCGAGTTCCCACAGGAGGCCCGTGGTCGGCGTCGCCGAACCGAGCCGCGGCACATACAACACCGTTGCCACGCCGACGCATACGCCGAGCAGCACATACGTGACGATCTTCACCGTATCGACGCGAATCGCCGCATAGCGCGCGACCTGCTCGTTCGAGCCAATCGCCTGCACATGGCGGCCGAATGCGGTGCGATTGAGAATCAGCGCGCCGCCCGCTGCGACGACGAGAAACACCCAGATCGGCACGGGCACGCCAAGCAGACTTGCGTAGTACACCGGCCCATACAGATCGGACAGATTGTTATCGAGCGTCAGTGCGCCGCCATCGGCAAGCCATGTGAGCACCGCGCGAAAAATCCCCAAGGTGCCAAGCGTGACGATAAACGGCTCGATGCGCCCTTTCGTGATCAGCAGTCCATGTGCACAGCCGAACAGCGCGCCGAGCACGAGCGCACAAACAATGCCGATCGCGACGATCGCCAGCGGCGCAAGCGTATGCGCCGCTGCGCTGCCGGCCAGCCCGTTCATGAGCCAGATCATCACGCCCGCGATCAGCGCGGCCATCGAGCCGACCGACAGATCGATGCCGCCGGAAATAATCACGAAGGTCATGCCGACCGCGATGATCCCGATAAACGACGTGCGCGTGAGCACGTTCATCATATTGTCGACGGTCGCGAAGTCGCGGTTCAGCAGCGTGCCCGCGATGCACAGCGCGATCAGGCCCGCGAGCGGACCGAAGCCATACAGTATGTGTGCGACGCGCAGGGCGCGCGGCGTCGGCGTGGAAGTGTCAGTGGGTGCCGGTCGCATGAGCGATCAACTCCTCTTCGGTCAGATGGTCGAGGCCGAGCGTCGCCTGCAGCCTGCCCGCGCGCATGACCGCAACGCGATGGCACAGGCCGATCAGCTCGATCAGTTCGGACGAAATCACAATCACCGCCCGCCCTTCCGATGCGAGCCGGTGAATCAGGAAATAGATGTCGCGTTTCGCGCCGATATCGACGCCGCGCGTCGGTTCGTCGAGCACGATCACGTCGGGGTTCGGCTGCAGGAATTTCGCGAGCGCGAGCTTCTGCTGGTTGCCGCCCGACAGCATGCGCGCGCGGCTATTGAGATCACCGGTGCGAATGCCGAATTCGCGCACCGCTTCGGTCAAGGCAGCACGGCCTGCTTTGACGTCGAGCAGCGGATGCGTATAGCGATCGAGCGTCATCAGCGTCAGGTTGTCCTGCAGGCTCAGGTCCACATGCAGGCCCTTGCCCTTGCGGTCTTCGCTCAGATACGTGAGGCCGTGACGCATCGCGTCGCGCGGGCTCTTCAACTCCGCGCGGCGGCCGGCAATCTCGATGCGGCCCGCGCTGCGCTTGCGCAGTCCGATAATCGCTTCGAACGCTTCGGTGCGGCCCGCGCCGACGAGGCCCGCAAAGCCGAGCACTTCGCCCGCGCGCACCTCGAAGCCAAGATCGTCGACCCAGTCGGGCACGCTCAACCCTTCGACACGCAGCGCGACGCGCGCATCCGCCGCGACCGGTATCTTGTCCGGGAACATATCGGACAGCTCGCGGCCGACCATCAGATTCGCCATCTGCTGCCGCGCAAGCGCCGCCGTTTCGCTGCGCGCGACGAAGCGGCCGTCGCGCATCACAATCACTTCATCGGTGATGCGCTCCACTTCGTCGAGCTTGTGCGAGATATAGACGATCGTCACGCCGTCCGCCTTCAGCTTTGCCATCAGCGCGAACAGGCGCTCGGTTTCGGAGGGCGTGAGCGTCGCAGTCGGCTCGTCCATGATCAGCAGTCGCGCGTTGCGCGACAGCGCCTTCGCGATCTCCACCATCTGCTTTTCGGCCACGATCAGATCGCGCACCTTCGTATCCGGCTGCTTCATCAGGCCGACCTGCGCGAGATAGCGCTTTGCGTCGGCACGCATCGCGGCGTCGTCGAGCAGCAGGCCGCGGCGCTTCTCGTGACCGAGATACATGTTCTGCGCGATCGTCAGATGCTCAGCGAGATTGAACTCCTGGTGAATCAGCACGATGCCCGCTGCTTCCGCCGCGCGCGAACCGTCGAACTGCCGCGGCGTGCCGTCCACCAGCACCGCGCCCGAGCTCGCGCGCTCGTAGCCCGCGAGTATTTTCATCAGCGTCGACTTGCCCGCGCCGTTCTCGCCGAGCAGTCCGTAGATGCGGCCCGGCGCGAGGTCGAAACTCACGCCGTGCAGCACGCGCACGGGGCCGAAGTCTTTGCGGATATCGTCGAAGCGGACGGCTAGGCTCATCGCCAGGGGGCTCCTCAAGCGCGCATCATGCGCTGCCGCGCACGACGAGCCGATGCGGCAGCAGCACGCCCGGCACCGTCGCACCACGATTCGCGAGGCGCTTGAGCAACAGCCGCGCGGCCGTTTCGCCGAGCTCGCGCATCGGCTGGGAGATCGTTGTGAGAGGCGGATCGATTTGCGCCGCAAGCGAGATATCGTCGAAGCCGACTACCGCGACGTCATCCGGCACGCGCTTGCCGACTTTGCGCAGGCCGTTGATCACACCAATCGCGAGCGTGTCCGATACCGTGAAGATCGCCGTCGGCGGATCGGGCTGCGCCATCAGCAACGCGGCGGCAGACGCGCCCGCTTCGTAATCGAGGCTATCCAGATGAATGAGCCAGCGCGCGTCGGGAACGAGGCCCGCGTTGTGCATCGCGTCCATATAGCCGCGCTCGCGCTGCTGCGCGTACAGGTAGCCGTCGCCCGAGTTAATCAGCGCGATGCGCGTGTGGCCGCGCGACAGCAGATGCAGCACCGCGTCGCCGGCCGCGCGGTAGTTGTCGATGCCGACATACGGCACGCCGACGTCCGCATCGAATTCGCAGCATGCGACCCACGGCAGCGTGGTCATCTCTTCGGACAGCGCCTGCTGCGCGGCAGCCGGGTCGAGGCAGATCGCGCCGTCCGCGCGGCGCCGCCGCAGCATATCGAAGTAGCTGCGCTCGCGGCCCGGGTCCGCGCCCGTGTCGCACAACAACATGAAATAGCCATGCTGGCGCGCGACGCTGTCGATGCCGCGCACGATTTCCGCGTAAAACGGATTGCCGAAGTTAGGCACCATCGTCAACAATAAGCGGCTTTCGGCGGTGCGCAGGTTGCGCGCGAGTTCGTTGACGCGATAGCCGCTCTGCTCGATCGCCGCCAGCACGCGCTCGCGCGTCTCGGCGCGCACGTTCGAATGGCCGTTCAGCACGCGCGACACGGTCGCGACCGATACCCCCGCCTGCTCGGCGACGTCGTCGATCGAAATGTCCTTCGGCACGCTGAACGAGGCCCGCGCACGGCCCAGCGGCGGCGCTGATGCGGCCTTCGCTCTGGGCTTCGGCGCGGACGCCCGGGCGGCGGATGGCCTTGAAGGCACCCCGTCGTCGGGATCGTTCGGGGCGTGCGGCAACGGTCTTGGCACGAAATGGTCTCCAGGCGATGTAATCGATTACATTCTATCCGTATATTCTTGTTCGAGCACCGCCAAATCGCAAGGACGACAGCGTAGGGATTTATACCGAGACTTGAAGAACCCGAGACTCGCGGGACCCGAGACTTGAAGGGCGCCTGATCCGGCCGGATGCGCGCGTCGCGAACGCCCGGTTTGGTACAATCGCGAGGTTCTCCCGCAGCGGCCCGCGCGTCTCGCGCGGTCTTTGCCGGCATTCCAACCACACGCAGAACGAACCCACCATGAACATCGAGCAAGCGCGCTTCAACATGATCGAACAGCAGATTCGCCCCTGGGACGTGCTCGACCAGGACGTGTTGAATCTGCTGTCGATCGTCAAGCGTGAGAACTTCGTCCCCGCCGCGTACCGCGAACTGGCTTTCGCCGATCTGGAAATTCCGCTGCCCGCCGGCCAGCACATGCTGGCGCCGCGCGTCGAAGCGCGTGTGCTGCAGGAACTGTCCGTGAAGAAGCACGAAAGCGTGCTCGAAATCGGCGCCGGCTCCGGCTATATGGCCGCGCTGCTCGCCCATCGCAGCCAGCACGTGCTGACTGTCGAGATCGAGCCGGAACTGGCCGAACTCGCGAAGTCGAATCTCGCCGCGAACGGCGTGCTCAATGCCGAAGTCGTGACCGGCGACGCCGCGCGCGGCTGGACCGCGGCCGCGCCGTACGACGTGATCTGCGTGTCGGGCGGCCTGCCCGTGCTGCCGCAGGAAATGCTCGAGCACCTGAAGGTGGGTGGGCGCCTCGCGGCTTTTGTCGGCTCGTTGCCGGTCATGAAGGCGCAAATCATCACGCGCGTCGACGAAAAGCAGTTCCGCGTCGCCGATGTGTTTGAAACGTACGTCGAGCCGCTCGCGAACGCGGTGCAGCCGCCGCGCTTCAAGTTCTAAGCAGCGGCCGCTCTCCGGTCCGCCCGCCCCCGTTTGAGTTGATCCACAGGATTCACTGATGCAAAACCTGTCTGCCCCCGCTCTTGCCGAATGGCTCGCCGATCAATCGCGCCCCGCGCCCGTGGTGCTCGACGTACGCGAACCGTGGGAAATTGAAACGGCAAAGATCGCCGGCAGCGTGTCGATTCCGATGCGCGAGATCCCGGCGCGCAGCGAGGAACTCGACGACGAAGCGCCCGTCGTTTGCGTCTGCCATCACGGTGCGCGCAGCGCGCAGGTCGCAATGTTCCTCGAATCGCGCGGCCATAAGAATGTGTTTAATCTGCAGGGCGGCATCGATGCATGGTCGCGGCAGGTGGATCCGTCGGTTCCGACTTATTGAGCTTGCGGGTTTGTCGATGTTGTGAGAGAAGCGCCGGCGTTGGCCGGCGCTTTTTTTTGCTCTGCGTGATGTGCGCTTTTTTGTTTTGTCTTGCGCGTTTCGCCTTTCGCTTCTTGCGTGGGTCTGCACTGCGCGCGCCTCATCTGATGCCTTTTCCACGCATCGATTCTGAAGTTTCGTAAGCCATCCTGATGTGTTCGTCTGGCACCATGCTTCGACCTTTTTTCGGAGCATGACCTGTGACCCGATGTTCACCGATCGCGGCCTGTGCAACCGCCGCGCTGCTGCTATTCCCCGCCCTGTCCCATGCGACGTTGGGCGGCAAGCCGACGCCTGCCGCGTCGAATGCACCCGTACAGCTGCTTTTGCGCAGCGCAGCGCAGCCGACGGCTTCGAATCCGCCCTGGTCCCTGCACAGCACGCGTAGCGACGATGGCGTCACCGTGCACGAATACGCGTCGCTCGACGGCGTGGTGTTCGCGGTCACGTGGAGCGGCCCCGTGCGCCCCGATATGGCCGCGCTGCTCGGCAGCTACTTCCCGAACGTCGCGTCCGCGGCTCGGCGCGGACGACGCGGCA from Paraburkholderia edwinii includes the following:
- a CDS encoding CysB family HTH-type transcriptional regulator — protein: MNLHQFRFVREAVRQNFNLTEAAKALYTSQPGVSKAIIELEDELGVEIFTRHGKRVRSLTEPGRIILASVERILQEVESLKRIGKDYAAQDQGNLVIAATHTQARYSLPAAIAEFKKRYPKVHLSILQGSPSQVAEMVIHDQADVAIATEGLSNYKELVTLPCFTWHHVAVMQDDHPLLERKQLSLDDLSQYPLITYENAFAGRTKINDAFRLRGLHPDIVLEAIDADVIKTYVELGLGVGIMADIAFNAERDRHLRAMPVGHLFGSNITRVGLKQGAYLRSYVYTLVELLSPSMNRKLIEQALKGESETYEL
- a CDS encoding ABC transporter substrate-binding protein yields the protein MTSYKKTLRRLAALGALMFAAAAHADLKVGIDLSTTGPAAAIGITSKNAILMWPKTIAGQPAQYIILDDGSDPGAAVRNIHKLINEDHVDVIVGPNVTPAALAALDPVAESQTPMITLIGSAAVVEPQEGKRVWAFKMAQTDSAMADVMTRYMANHNVKTVGFIGFADSYGDSWLNEFTKFAALRHIQVVATERFNRTDTSVTGQVLKLIAAKPDAILIAGAGTPSVLPQRTLVERGYKGAIYQTHGIATPEFIRLGGKDVEGTLFPTQPVVVARTLPADHPAKRAALAFVDSYEAKYGPNTVTQFAGDAAGVYPRLQDAVARALKTAQPGTPAFRVALRESLEQAHELVVPNGVVNTSAKDHVGLDQRASVMGTIKGGKFIYLSQ
- a CDS encoding Gfo/Idh/MocA family protein, with protein sequence MARRLKLGMVGGGQGAFIGAVHRIAARLDDRFEMVAGALSSDPKRAQASADEANIARSYADWREMARAEGARDDGIDAVAIVTPNHLHAPVATAFLEAGIHVICDKPLAVSLAEGEALARLAHDKQRLFALTHTYSGYPMVRHAREMIEAGELGEIRVVQVEYAQDWLAEPIEQSGTNKQAVWRTDPKLSGPAGCLGDIGTHAYHLAGFISGMLPEALAAEVHTFVPGRRVDDHVQAMLRYANGARGMLWASQVASGEENGLRLRVYGTKASIAFEQEEPNELWFTPLGGARQRITRGRVKGDAAANATRVPAGHPEGYLEAFAQLYKDAAQQIEALDAGQPLPPESRLLTTVDDGVEGLRFIDAMLASSAAGGQWRQI
- a CDS encoding sugar phosphate isomerase/epimerase family protein, with product MKTIKGPAIYLAQFLGDEPPFDTLAHLAQWAAGLGFKGIQVPVAPQLIDLEQAAASQTYCDDWLGVAADAGVTVTELATHLQGQLVAVHPAYDLLFDGFAAPHVRGNPQARTEWAIAQMMLAAKASQRLGFNTHVTFSGALAWPYIYPWPQRPAGLIETAFDELARRWKPILDAFDAAGVDVCYELHPGEDLHDGVTFERFLATLHDHPRANILFDPSHYVLQQLDYLEFIDIYHERIKAFHVKDAEFRPTGRQGVYGGYSNWAERAGRFRSLGDGQVDFSAIFSKMAQYDYQGWAVLEWECALKHPHDGAREGAEFIKRHIIRVAERSFDDFAGSGVDRAQLQRVLGID
- a CDS encoding substrate-binding domain-containing protein, which produces MKHVIRAVGAGMLALTMLGITTGTARADDPVILGVSIPTADHGFTGGIVWWANKAKTDLEKQHPGLKIIVKTAASAPEQANQLQDLVTVNKINALVIFPQESASLTQPVAQVKKKGVYVTVVDRGLTDTSAQDAYVAGDNTAFGKIPAEYLAKALDGKGDIVALRGIPTTLDNERWTAFTSVMKQYPNIKILDAKYANWNRDDAFKVMQDYLTRFKHIDAVWASDDDMAVGVIKAIDQAKRTDIKIVFGGAGSKGMVKNVMDGAPMIKADVSYSPKFIYDAIKLTAEARLKGEKLPPTTIIPSVLITKENAQQFYFPDSPF
- a CDS encoding ABC transporter permease translates to MRPAPTDTSTPTPRALRVAHILYGFGPLAGLIALCIAGTLLNRDFATVDNMMNVLTRTSFIGIIAVGMTFVIISGGIDLSVGSMAALIAGVMIWLMNGLAGSAAAHTLAPLAIVAIGIVCALVLGALFGCAHGLLITKGRIEPFIVTLGTLGIFRAVLTWLADGGALTLDNNLSDLYGPVYYASLLGVPVPIWVFLVVAAGGALILNRTAFGRHVQAIGSNEQVARYAAIRVDTVKIVTYVLLGVCVGVATVLYVPRLGSATPTTGLLWELEAIAAVVVGGTALKGGEGRVIGTVIGAILLSVIANILNLTSIISVYLNAAVQGVVIIVVAFLQRGRR
- a CDS encoding sugar ABC transporter ATP-binding protein; protein product: MSLAVRFDDIRKDFGPVRVLHGVSFDLAPGRIYGLLGENGAGKSTLMKILAGYERASSGAVLVDGTPRQFDGSRAAEAAGIVLIHQEFNLAEHLTIAQNMYLGHEKRRGLLLDDAAMRADAKRYLAQVGLMKQPDTKVRDLIVAEKQMVEIAKALSRNARLLIMDEPTATLTPSETERLFALMAKLKADGVTIVYISHKLDEVERITDEVIVMRDGRFVARSETAALARQQMANLMVGRELSDMFPDKIPVAADARVALRVEGLSVPDWVDDLGFEVRAGEVLGFAGLVGAGRTEAFEAIIGLRKRSAGRIEIAGRRAELKSPRDAMRHGLTYLSEDRKGKGLHVDLSLQDNLTLMTLDRYTHPLLDVKAGRAALTEAVREFGIRTGDLNSRARMLSGGNQQKLALAKFLQPNPDVIVLDEPTRGVDIGAKRDIYFLIHRLASEGRAVIVISSELIELIGLCHRVAVMRAGRLQATLGLDHLTEEELIAHATGTH
- a CDS encoding LacI family DNA-binding transcriptional regulator, coding for MGRARASFSVPKDISIDDVAEQAGVSVATVSRVLNGHSNVRAETRERVLAAIEQSGYRVNELARNLRTAESRLLLTMVPNFGNPFYAEIVRGIDSVARQHGYFMLLCDTGADPGRERSYFDMLRRRRADGAICLDPAAAQQALSEEMTTLPWVACCEFDADVGVPYVGIDNYRAAGDAVLHLLSRGHTRIALINSGDGYLYAQQRERGYMDAMHNAGLVPDARWLIHLDSLDYEAGASAAALLMAQPDPPTAIFTVSDTLAIGVINGLRKVGKRVPDDVAVVGFDDISLAAQIDPPLTTISQPMRELGETAARLLLKRLANRGATVPGVLLPHRLVVRGSA
- a CDS encoding protein-L-isoaspartate O-methyltransferase family protein, which translates into the protein MNIEQARFNMIEQQIRPWDVLDQDVLNLLSIVKRENFVPAAYRELAFADLEIPLPAGQHMLAPRVEARVLQELSVKKHESVLEIGAGSGYMAALLAHRSQHVLTVEIEPELAELAKSNLAANGVLNAEVVTGDAARGWTAAAPYDVICVSGGLPVLPQEMLEHLKVGGRLAAFVGSLPVMKAQIITRVDEKQFRVADVFETYVEPLANAVQPPRFKF
- a CDS encoding rhodanese-like domain-containing protein, translating into MQNLSAPALAEWLADQSRPAPVVLDVREPWEIETAKIAGSVSIPMREIPARSEELDDEAPVVCVCHHGARSAQVAMFLESRGHKNVFNLQGGIDAWSRQVDPSVPTY